The window CAATCGCTTCGCTCTGGTTGCGCTCTTCAGCGTCGATACCTGGGTAAGCGCCTGGGGTGTCGATGAAGGTCAGGATTGGCATCTTGAAGCGTTCGGCCATTTCCATCAGGCGGCACGCCTTGCGGTAGCCTTCCGGACGCGGCATGCCGAAGTTGCGGCGAACTTTCTCGCGAACTTCACGGCCTTTCTGGTGACCGATGATCATCACCGGCTGGTCGTCCAGACGGGCAATGCCGCCCACGATCGCAGCGTCGTCGGAGAAGTGACGGTCGCCGTGCAGTTCGTCGAACTCGGTGAAGATATGTTCGATGTAGTCCAGGGTGTATGGACGTTTCGGGTGACGCGCCAGACGCGCGATCTGCCAGCTGGTCAGCTTGCCGAAGATGTCTTCGGTCAGCGTGCTGCTTTTGTCCTGCAGGCGGGAGATCTCATCGCCGATATTCAGCGAATTGTCATTACCGACCAAGCGCAACTCTTCGATCTTGGCTTGCAGGTCGGCGATCGGCTGTTCGAAATCTAGAAAATTCGGGTTCATAGGCGTCCGTCTTGGGTCGACATCCAAGAGAGCTTGGGCCGGCCGGTTGTCTATTCGCGCCCTACCTTAAGGGAGAGGCGCGTTCAGGTCGAGATTAAAAATTCAGGTCGAGATCAGGCGCGTCTATTGCACCTGACCGTCAACGGTATTGGAGGAAGACGTTGTCTCGCCCGAACTGGTCACGCAGGGCTTGAATCAAGGCATCCGCCGGGTCGATCCGCCAGGTCTCGCCGAACTGCAGCAAGGCCTTCGCATCGGGACTGGTGTATTCCATGGTGATCGGGCACGCGCCACGGTGACGCTTGAACAACTCACCGAGCCAGCGTAGCTGATCGCCTTTCAAATCCTGGGTCTGCAGCTTCAAGCGCAGGCTTTCGGCCAAATTGGTGCGCGCATCTTCCATGCTCATCACCCGCTTGACGCGCAGCCGCAGCCCACCGGAGAAATCATCGTTGCTGACTTCGCCTTCGACCACCACCATCGCGTCGGTCTGCAACAGCGACTGCGCCGAATGGAATGCTTCGGCGAACAGCGACGCTTCGATCCGGCCCGAACGGTCGTCGAGGGTGATGAAACCCATCTTGTCGCCCTTTTTGTTCTTCATGACTCGCAGGGCGATGATCATGCCCGCGACGGTCTGGGTATCACGGGCCGGTTTCAGGTCGATGATGCGCTGACGGGCGAAACGGCGGATCTCACCTTCGTATTCATCGATCGGGTGACCGGTCAGGTACAGGCCGAGGGTGTCTTTCTCCCCTTTCAGGCGCTCCTTGAGGGTCAGCTCCTTGGCTTTGCGGTGATTGGCGTAGACATCGGCGTCTTCTTCTACGAACAGACCGCCAAACAGGTCGACATGACCGCTGTCATGAGTACGAGCGGTTTGTTCGGCCGCCTTGATCGCCCCTTCCATGGCATTCAGCAAAACCGCCCGGTTGCGGTCGATATTGGCCTGATAGGCTTTCTGCTCGTCATGGAAGTAAGGGCCCAGGCGATCCAGCGCACCGCTGCGGATCAAACCATCCAAGGTGCGCTTGTTGATACGCTTGAGATCGACGCGGGCGCAGAAATCGAACAGATCCTTGAACGGACCGTCCTGACGCGCCTCGGTGATGGCTTCCACCGGACCTTCGCCCACCCCTTTGATCGCGCCGAGGCCGTAGATAATCCGGCCTTCGTCATTCACCGTGAACTTGAACTCCGAAGTATTCACATCCGGCGCGTCGAGACGCAGCTTCATGGTGCGAATTTCTTCGATCAAGGTCACGACCTTGTCGGTGTTGTGCATATCCGCTGACAGTACCGCGGCCATGAACGGCGCCGGGTAGTGCGTTTTCAGCCAGGCGGTCTGGTAGGACACCAGGCCATAAGCGGCGGAGTGGGATTTGTTGAAGCCGTAACCGGCGAACTTTTCTACCAGGTCGAAAATGTTGCCGGCCAGGTCGGCGTCGATATTGTTGGTCTTGCAACCGTCAATGAAACCGCCGCGCTGCTTGGCCATTTCTTCGGGTTTTTTCTTACCCATGGCTCGACGCAGCATGTCCGCGCCGCCGAGGGTGTAACCGGCCATGACCTGGGCAATCTGCATCACCTGTTCCTGATACAGGATGATGCCGTAAGTCGGTGCCAGAACCGGTTTGAGGCCTTCGTACTGGTAGTCCGAGTGCGGGTACGCGAGTTCGGCGCGACCGTGCTTACGGTTGATAAAGTCGTCCACCATGCCCGATTGCAACGGGCCCGGACGGAACAGGGCCACCAGTGCGATCAAGTCTTCCAGGCAGTCGGGCTTGAGCTTTTTGATCAGCTCTTTCATGCCGCGCGACTCGAGCTGGAACACCGCGGTGGTTTCGGCTTTTTGCAGCAACTGGTAGGTCGGCTTGTCATCCAGCGGGATGAACGCGATATCCAGCGGCGGCTCATCAACCTTGGCGCGATCGCGGTTGATGGTTTTCAGCGCCCAGTCGATGACCGTCAGGGTCCGCAGACCGAGGAAGTCGAACTTCACCAGGCCAGCAGCCTCAACGTCATCCTTGTCGAACTGGGTCACCAGGCCGTCACCGGCTTCATCGCAATAAATCGGCGAGAAGTCAGTCAGCTTGGTCGGAGCAATAACCACACCACCGGCGTGCTTGCCGACGTTACGCACAACGCCTTCCAGTTTGCGGGCCATTTCCCAGATTTCGGCGGCTTCTTCATCGACCTTGATGAAGTCACGGAGGATTTCTTCCTGTTCGTAGGCTTTTTCCAGGGTCATGCCGACTTCGAACGGAATCATCTTCGACAGACGATCCGCCAGGCCGTAAGACTTGCCCTGCACCCGCGCCACGTCACGGACCACCGCTTTCGCCGCCATGGAACCGAAGGTGATGATCTGGCTTACCGCGTTGCGGCCGTACTTCTCGGCCACATAGTCGATTACACGGTCACGACCGTCCATGCAGAAGTCGACGTCGAAGTCGGGCATCGATACCCGTTCCGGGTTAAGGAAACGTTCGAACAGCAGGTCATATTCCAGCGGGTCAAGGTCGGTGATCTTCTGCACGTAGGCCACCAGCGACCCGGCACCCGATCCACGGCCCGGACCTACCGGCACGCCGTTGCTCTTTGCCCACTGGATAAAGTCCATAACGATCAGGAAGTAACCCGGGAACCCCATCTGGATGATGATATCCAGCTCGAAGTTCAACCGGTCGACGTAGACCTGACGCTTGGCTTCGTAATCTTCGGTAGTGTCCTTGGGCAGCAGAACGCTGAGGCGATCCTCCAGGCCATCGAAGGAAACCTTGCGGAAATACTCGTCGATGGTCATGCCATCGGGGATCGGGAAGTTGGGCAGGAAGTGAGTGCCCAGCTTCACTTCGATGTTGCAGCGCTTGGCAATCTCGACGGTGTTTTCCAGCGCTTCGGGAATGTCGCTGAACAGCTCGGCCATTTCCTCGGCGCTTTTGAGGTATTGCTGATCGCTGTAATTCTTCGAACGCCGCGGATCGTCGAGGGCGCGGCCCTCACCGATGCAAACGCGGGTTTCGTGGGCGGCGAAGTCTTCCTGCTTGATGAAGCGCACGTCGTTGGTCGCGACCAGCGGCGCACCGATTTTTTCAGCCAGGGCCACGGCGCCGTGTAACTGTTCTTCGTCGTTGGGGCGGTTGGTGCGCTGGATTTCCAGATAGAAACGATCCGGGAACACGGCCATCCATTCGCGCGCCAGGTTTTCCGCTTCGGCCGGGTTGCCGCTGAGCATCGCCAGACCGATCTCGCCTTCTTTTGCCGCCGACAGCATGATCAAGCCTTCGCTGGCTTCGGCCACCCACTCGCGCTCGATGATGACCGAGCCATTGCGCTGGCCGTCGATGAAGCCGCGGGAAATCAGTTCGGTGAGGTTGCGATAACCCACGGCGTTCATCGCCAGCAGGCTGATCCGGCTCAGGGCGTTATCCGGATCCTTGTTCGACAGCCACAGGTCGGCGCCACAGATCGGCTTGATCCCGGCGCCCATGGCGGCTTTATAGAATTTGACCAGGGAACACATGTTGTTCTGGTCGGTGACCGCTACGGCAGGCATGTTCATGCCGACCAGGGTCTTGACCAGCGGTTTGATCCGCACCAGACCGTCGACCAGGGAGTACTCAGTGTGCAGGCGTAGATGAACGAATGAAGCCGGCATAGTGATCCTGTCTAGAAACTAGAAACGTGAAGACAACAAGGCCCGGATTGTACCGGGCCTTGGCAAAAACATCAGCCTTGCGACTAACTCTCGATCAGGTTTTCCCGCGCCTCGTAAGCCAGGCGTACCGGGGCGAACGAGCGGCGGTGAATCGGCGTCGGCCCCAGGCGGGCCAGCGCCTCCAGGTGAACGGGCGTCGGGTAGCCTTTGTGGCCACCGATACCGTAACCCGGGTAAATCAATTCGAACGCTGCCATCTCGCGGTCGCGGCTGACCTTGGCCAGAATCGACGCTGCAGCGATGGCCGGTACCTTGCCGTCGCCCTGCACCACCGATTCGGCACGCATGGACAGTTTCGGGCAACGGTTGCCGTCAATCATCGCCAGTTTCGGCTGAATGTGCAGCCCTTCGACGGCACGCTGCATGGCCAGCATGGTGGCGTGAAGTATGTTCAGGTCGTCGATTTCTTCTACTTCAGCGCGGGCGATATACCAACTCAAGGCCTTTTCGCAGATTTCGTCGTAAAGCGCTTCACGGCGAGCCTCGGTGAGCTTCTTCGAGTCGTTGAGGCCCAGGATGGGGCGGCTCGGATCGAGGATCACTGCCGCCGTCACCACCGCACCACACAGCGGGCCGCGACCGACTTCATCGACACCCGCCACCAGATCTTCAAGCTCATCGACTAGCATAAAATCCAGGCCCATCTGCTTGCTTGCTTTGCTCATTATGCTCTGCCAATCAGGTTCAGTACCGCGTCTGCTGCCTGATTGGAGGCGTCCAAGCGCAGGGTTCGGTGGATTTCGTCAAAGCCTCGGGTCTGTTCCTGGCCACCTTCAATCAGTGGCGACAGGGTTTGGGCCAAAGCCTCTACCGTCGCATCGTCCTGCAACAACTCCGGCACCAGCAGGCGCTGGGCCAGCAAATTCGGCAACGAGATGTAGGGACTCTTCACCATCCGCTTGAGAATCCAGAACGTCAGCGGTGCCAAGCGATAAGCGACCACCATCGGCCGCTTGTATAACAATGCTTCCAGCGTAGCGGTGCCCGAAGCAATCAACACGGCGTCGCAAGCAGCCAGGGCCAGGTGGGATTTACCGTCGAGCAAGGTCAGCGGCAGATCGCGACCGGCCAGCAGCTCTTCAAGCTGGGCCCGGCGCTGCGGGCTCGCGCATGGCATGACGAAGCGTACGCCCGGACGCAGGGCCCGCAAGCGCTGGGCGGTATCGAGGAACAGCGCACCAAGGCGCCCAACCTCACCGCCACGGCTGCCCGGCATCAGGGCGACCAGCGGCCCTTCCGGCAAGCCAAGTTCGGCCCGAGCGGCGGAACGATCGGCCTCCAGCGGGATAGCGTCAGCCAGTGAATGCCCGACAAACCGCACCGGCACGCCCTTCTCTTCATAGAATTTCGCTTCGAACGGGAACAGCGTCAGCATCAGATCGCAACCTTCGCGAATCTTCAGCACCCGTTTCTGCCGCCAGGCCCAAACCGACGGACTCACGTAATGTACGGTCTTGATGCCGGCCTGACGCAGCTTGAGTTCGATATTGAGGTTGAAGTCCGGGGCATCGATACCGATGAACACGTCCGGCTTCTCGGCGATCAGGTCGGCAACCAGCTTTTTGCGGCGTGCCAGCAACTCGCGCAACCGGCCCAGCACTTCCACCAGGCCCATGACCGAAAGACGCTCCATCGGGAAATACGAAGTCAGGCCTTCGGCCTGCATCAGCGGACCGCCGACACCGATGAACTCGACTGCCGGGTGCTGTGCCTTGAGTGCGCGCATGAGACCCGCGCCGAGAATGTCGCCGGAAGCCTCACCCGCCACCAGCGCTATACGCAGATTAGCCATGATTAACGAGTGATGCCGCGGGTCGAAGACTGGATGGAATCACGAAACACCGCGACTTCCGGGAACTGATCCGAAGGTTCGGCCAGCTCGGCGAGTGCCTGTTCAACCGTCAGGCCCTGGCGATAAACCACTTTGTAGGCACGACGCAGAGCGTGGATCGCATCTTCGCTGAAACCGCGACGACGCATGCCTTCGAAGTTCATGCTGCGGGCTTCGGCCGGGTTGCCGAACACCGTGACGTACGCCGGGACATCCTTGCCAATTGCGGTGCCCATACCGGAAAAACTGTGGGCGCCGATATGGCAATACTGGTGAACCAGGGTAAAACCGGACAGGATCGCCCAGTCTTCAACGTGCACATGGCCCGCCAACGCGGTGTTGTTGACCAGGATGCAGTGGTTGCCGATGACGCTGTCGTGGCCGATGTGGGCATAGGCCATGATCAGATTGTGATCGCCCAAGGTCGTTTCAGCACGATCCTGGATGGTCCCACGGTGAATCGTCACGCCTTCACGGATGACGTTGTGGTCACCAATGACTAAGCGAGTTTCTTCACCCTTGTATTTCAGATCGGGCGTGTCCTCGCCTACCGAAGAAAACTGGTAGATGCGGTTGTGCTTTCCGATTCGGGTCGGGCCTTTGAGAATCACATGCGGCCCGATCACTGTCCCCTCGCCGATTTCCACACCTGCACCGATGATCGACCAAGGGCCGACCTCGACGCCGTCGGCCAGGATAGCCGCCGGATCGATGATTGCGCGAGGGTCAATCAAACTCATAGTTTGCGTTCCGCACAGATGATTTCAGCAGAGCAGACTGGCTTGCCATCGACCGAAGCCTGGCACTCGAACTTCCAGATCTGGCGCTTGCAGCTGATGAAGCGGGCTTCGAGGATCAACTGATCGCCTGGGGTGACGGGCTGGCGAAAGCGCAGCTTGTCGGAGCCGACGAAGTAGTAGAGCGTACCGTCGGCAGGCTTCACATCGAGCATTTTGAAGCCAAGGATGCCAGCAGCCTGAGCCATCGCTTCGATGATCAATACGCCCGGCATGATTGGATGCGCAGGGAAGTGACCATTGAAGAAAGGTTCGTTGATGCTGACATTCTTGTAGGCGCGAATGCGCTTGCCTTCCACATCCAGATCCACGACCCGGTCCACCAGCAGGAACGGGTAACGGTGAGGCAGGTATTCGCGAATCTCGTTGATGTCCATCATTTCGGGGGGAAGCCTATGTAAAGATTGGGAGGCGCGACTGACGCGCACCCCTCTAGCAAATCAAGGAGGCAGTCTAGCGGCTGTGCACACTTGATATGGAAATGGTATCAGCCATCAGATGAAGCATTACCGTCAGGGGTCACGTCCCCTACACGCTTTTCCAGCTGTCGCAGACGCCGCGCGATGTCATCGAGCTGACGGATACGGGCCGCGCTTTTGCGCCATTCGGCCGCCGGTTGCATGGCCGTACCGGAAGAATAGGAACCCTTTTCGGTAATCGAGTGGGTCACCATGGTCATCCCGGTGATAAAAACGTTGTCGCAAATTTCAATATGCCCCACCAGCCCTACGCCACCGGCGAGCATGCAATGCTTGCCGATTTTGGTGCTGCCGGAGATCCCCACGCACGCAGCCATGGCGGTGTGATCACCGACCTGGACGTTGTGGGCGATCTGAATCTGGTTGTCGAGTTTCACCCCGTTACCCAGAACGGTATCGGCCAGCGCACCGCGATCAATAGCGGTATTCACGCCAATCTCAACGTCGTCACCGACCAGCACACCACCGATCTGGGCGATCTTCTGCCAGACACCTTTCTCGTTGGCAAAACCGAAACCTTCGCCACCCAGTACGGCACCGGATTGAATCACTACCCGCTTACCGATGCGTACGTCGTGATACAGCGTGACTCGCGGGGCCAACCAACCGCCCTCGCCAATCTCGCAGCGGGCACCGATGAAGCAGTGCGCGCCAACGGTCACACCCGCTGCAATACGTGCGCAGCTTTCGATCACCACGAACGCGCCAATGCTCGCTGCTGGATCGACCACTGCATCCGGCGCTACAACAGCTGTCGGATGAACACCGGCAGCGGCCTTTGGCTTGGGATCGAACAGATGGGAAATCCGCGCGTAGGCCAGGTACGGATCAGGCACGACCAGCGCATTACCTGCAAAACCTTCAGCGTCAGCGGCCTTCAGCAACAGGGCTGCGGCCCGGCTGTCAGCCAGGTATTTACGGTATTGGGGGTTTGCGAGAAAGCTCAACTGAGCTGGGCCAGCCTCTTGCAAAGTGGCTAGCCCAGAAATTTCTTTCTCCGGGTCGCCACGCAGTGTGGCGCCGAGGAACTCGGCCAATTGGCCGAGCTTTATAGTCGCTGTCATGGTTACTTCAGCTGATTCATGCGCTCGATAACCTGGCGAGTGATGTCGTACTGAGGCTTGACATCAATCACTGCGCCACGCTCGAAGACCAGGTCAAAAGCACCTTTCTTGATGACTTCTTCCACAGCGCTGTCCAGTTTCGGCTTGAGCTGTTTCAGCATTTCACGGTCGGCAACGGCTTTGGCTTCGTTCAGTTCCTTGGACTGGAACTGGAAGTCACGGGCCTTTTGCTTGAACTCGAGTTCCAGGCGTTCACGCTCACCTTGCTGCATCTTGTCGCCGCCAGCCATCAGACGGTCCTGGATACCCTTGGCGCTGCTTTCCAGTGTCTTGAGCTTGGTCAGCTGTGGGCCGAACTTCTTCTCGGCATCAACGGCATACTTCTTGGCCGCATCGGATTCCAGCAGAGCCATCTGATAGTTCAGAACGGCGATTTTCATGTCGGCAAAAGCCGGACCTGCGACCAGTACGGTCGCCAGGAGAACCAATTGAGT of the Pseudomonas frederiksbergensis genome contains:
- a CDS encoding acetyl-CoA carboxylase carboxyltransferase subunit alpha, which produces MNPNFLDFEQPIADLQAKIEELRLVGNDNSLNIGDEISRLQDKSSTLTEDIFGKLTSWQIARLARHPKRPYTLDYIEHIFTEFDELHGDRHFSDDAAIVGGIARLDDQPVMIIGHQKGREVREKVRRNFGMPRPEGYRKACRLMEMAERFKMPILTFIDTPGAYPGIDAEERNQSEAIAWNLRVMARLKTPIIATVIGEGGSGGALAIGVCDQLNMLQYSTYAVISPEGCASILWKTAEKAPDAAEAMGITAERLKGLGIVDKVISEPLGGAHRNPAAAAASIRAELSSQLAMLKKFDNEALLARRYERLMSYGL
- the dnaE gene encoding DNA polymerase III subunit alpha — protein: MPASFVHLRLHTEYSLVDGLVRIKPLVKTLVGMNMPAVAVTDQNNMCSLVKFYKAAMGAGIKPICGADLWLSNKDPDNALSRISLLAMNAVGYRNLTELISRGFIDGQRNGSVIIEREWVAEASEGLIMLSAAKEGEIGLAMLSGNPAEAENLAREWMAVFPDRFYLEIQRTNRPNDEEQLHGAVALAEKIGAPLVATNDVRFIKQEDFAAHETRVCIGEGRALDDPRRSKNYSDQQYLKSAEEMAELFSDIPEALENTVEIAKRCNIEVKLGTHFLPNFPIPDGMTIDEYFRKVSFDGLEDRLSVLLPKDTTEDYEAKRQVYVDRLNFELDIIIQMGFPGYFLIVMDFIQWAKSNGVPVGPGRGSGAGSLVAYVQKITDLDPLEYDLLFERFLNPERVSMPDFDVDFCMDGRDRVIDYVAEKYGRNAVSQIITFGSMAAKAVVRDVARVQGKSYGLADRLSKMIPFEVGMTLEKAYEQEEILRDFIKVDEEAAEIWEMARKLEGVVRNVGKHAGGVVIAPTKLTDFSPIYCDEAGDGLVTQFDKDDVEAAGLVKFDFLGLRTLTVIDWALKTINRDRAKVDEPPLDIAFIPLDDKPTYQLLQKAETTAVFQLESRGMKELIKKLKPDCLEDLIALVALFRPGPLQSGMVDDFINRKHGRAELAYPHSDYQYEGLKPVLAPTYGIILYQEQVMQIAQVMAGYTLGGADMLRRAMGKKKPEEMAKQRGGFIDGCKTNNIDADLAGNIFDLVEKFAGYGFNKSHSAAYGLVSYQTAWLKTHYPAPFMAAVLSADMHNTDKVVTLIEEIRTMKLRLDAPDVNTSEFKFTVNDEGRIIYGLGAIKGVGEGPVEAITEARQDGPFKDLFDFCARVDLKRINKRTLDGLIRSGALDRLGPYFHDEQKAYQANIDRNRAVLLNAMEGAIKAAEQTARTHDSGHVDLFGGLFVEEDADVYANHRKAKELTLKERLKGEKDTLGLYLTGHPIDEYEGEIRRFARQRIIDLKPARDTQTVAGMIIALRVMKNKKGDKMGFITLDDRSGRIEASLFAEAFHSAQSLLQTDAMVVVEGEVSNDDFSGGLRLRVKRVMSMEDARTNLAESLRLKLQTQDLKGDQLRWLGELFKRHRGACPITMEYTSPDAKALLQFGETWRIDPADALIQALRDQFGRDNVFLQYR
- the rnhB gene encoding ribonuclease HII; translated protein: MSKASKQMGLDFMLVDELEDLVAGVDEVGRGPLCGAVVTAAVILDPSRPILGLNDSKKLTEARREALYDEICEKALSWYIARAEVEEIDDLNILHATMLAMQRAVEGLHIQPKLAMIDGNRCPKLSMRAESVVQGDGKVPAIAAASILAKVSRDREMAAFELIYPGYGIGGHKGYPTPVHLEALARLGPTPIHRRSFAPVRLAYEARENLIES
- the lpxB gene encoding lipid-A-disaccharide synthase, which produces MANLRIALVAGEASGDILGAGLMRALKAQHPAVEFIGVGGPLMQAEGLTSYFPMERLSVMGLVEVLGRLRELLARRKKLVADLIAEKPDVFIGIDAPDFNLNIELKLRQAGIKTVHYVSPSVWAWRQKRVLKIREGCDLMLTLFPFEAKFYEEKGVPVRFVGHSLADAIPLEADRSAARAELGLPEGPLVALMPGSRGGEVGRLGALFLDTAQRLRALRPGVRFVMPCASPQRRAQLEELLAGRDLPLTLLDGKSHLALAACDAVLIASGTATLEALLYKRPMVVAYRLAPLTFWILKRMVKSPYISLPNLLAQRLLVPELLQDDATVEALAQTLSPLIEGGQEQTRGFDEIHRTLRLDASNQAADAVLNLIGRA
- the lpxA gene encoding acyl-ACP--UDP-N-acetylglucosamine O-acyltransferase — encoded protein: MSLIDPRAIIDPAAILADGVEVGPWSIIGAGVEIGEGTVIGPHVILKGPTRIGKHNRIYQFSSVGEDTPDLKYKGEETRLVIGDHNVIREGVTIHRGTIQDRAETTLGDHNLIMAYAHIGHDSVIGNHCILVNNTALAGHVHVEDWAILSGFTLVHQYCHIGAHSFSGMGTAIGKDVPAYVTVFGNPAEARSMNFEGMRRRGFSEDAIHALRRAYKVVYRQGLTVEQALAELAEPSDQFPEVAVFRDSIQSSTRGITR
- the fabZ gene encoding 3-hydroxyacyl-ACP dehydratase FabZ, producing the protein MMDINEIREYLPHRYPFLLVDRVVDLDVEGKRIRAYKNVSINEPFFNGHFPAHPIMPGVLIIEAMAQAAGILGFKMLDVKPADGTLYYFVGSDKLRFRQPVTPGDQLILEARFISCKRQIWKFECQASVDGKPVCSAEIICAERKL
- the lpxD gene encoding UDP-3-O-(3-hydroxymyristoyl)glucosamine N-acyltransferase — protein: MTATIKLGQLAEFLGATLRGDPEKEISGLATLQEAGPAQLSFLANPQYRKYLADSRAAALLLKAADAEGFAGNALVVPDPYLAYARISHLFDPKPKAAAGVHPTAVVAPDAVVDPAASIGAFVVIESCARIAAGVTVGAHCFIGARCEIGEGGWLAPRVTLYHDVRIGKRVVIQSGAVLGGEGFGFANEKGVWQKIAQIGGVLVGDDVEIGVNTAIDRGALADTVLGNGVKLDNQIQIAHNVQVGDHTAMAACVGISGSTKIGKHCMLAGGVGLVGHIEICDNVFITGMTMVTHSITEKGSYSSGTAMQPAAEWRKSAARIRQLDDIARRLRQLEKRVGDVTPDGNASSDG
- a CDS encoding OmpH family outer membrane protein, producing the protein MRKLTQLVLLATVLVAGPAFADMKIAVLNYQMALLESDAAKKYAVDAEKKFGPQLTKLKTLESSAKGIQDRLMAGGDKMQQGERERLELEFKQKARDFQFQSKELNEAKAVADREMLKQLKPKLDSAVEEVIKKGAFDLVFERGAVIDVKPQYDITRQVIERMNQLK